One window from the genome of Cryptomeria japonica chromosome 6, Sugi_1.0, whole genome shotgun sequence encodes:
- the LOC131030536 gene encoding uncharacterized protein LOC131030536: protein MASKEADPSLGFLTKKETEVKLARPTRVKNKTPAPIQITAEQILREARERQEAEIRPPKQKITDESELADYRLRKRKEFEDLIRRVRWNTNVWVKYAQWEESQKDFARARSVWERALEVDYRNPTLWLRYAEVEMKHKFINHARNVWDRAVSYLPRIDQLWYKYIHMEEMLGNVAGARQIFERWMNWEPDHHGWSAYIKFELRYNEVDRARAIFEKYVQCHPTVKAWIRYAKFEMKNGEIPKARRCYERAVDQLGEDGQTEELFVAFAEFEERCKELERARCIYKYALDHIPKGQAEDLYRKFVMFEKQYGDREGIEDVIVGKRRFQYEEEVKKSPLNYDAWFDYVRLEESVGNKERIREIYERAIANVPPAEEKRYWQRYIYLWINYALYEELEAEDMERTRDVYRECLKLIPHKKFSFAKIWLLAAQFEIRQKNLKFARQILGNAIGMAPKDKIFKTYIEIELQLGNLDRCRTLYEKYLEWAPANCYAWTKYAELERSLGETERGRAIFELAIAQPVLDMPELLWKAYIEFEISEGEYEKTRQLYERLLDRTKHLKVWISYAKFEASVTLEEESRANEECREPNQNIIEEQNQQRVLCTRGVFERAFDYMRTTVPEQKEERSMLLEEWLNMESSFGNMGDVSLVQKKLPRKVKRKRAIMAEDETPTGYEEYYDYIFPDESAMAPNLKILEAAYKWKKQKSVSDED, encoded by the exons ATGGCATCGAAAGAAGCAGATCCCTCGCTAGGGTTTCTAACGAAAAAGGAAACAGAGGTCAAACTGGCACGGCCCACACGAGTGAAAAACAAAACCCCCGCGCCGATTCAGATCACCGCAGAGCAAATCTTAAGAGAGGCAAGGGAGCGACAGGAGGCAGAAATCCGTCCCCCAAAGCAAAAAATTACAGATGAGAGTGAATTAGCAGATTACCGTCTCCGCAAGAGAAAAGAATTTGAGGACTTAATTCGCAGGGTCCGATGGAACACGAATGTTTGGGTGAAGTATGCGCAGTGGGAGGAGAGCCAGAAAGATTTCGCGCGGGCGAGGTCTGTGTGGGAAAGGGCTCTCGAGGTGGATTACAGGAATCCCACCCTGTGGCTTCGCTACGCCGAGGTGGAGATGAAGCACAAGTTTATAAATCATGCCAGGAATGTATGGGACCGTGCGGTGTCGTACCTCCCGAGAATCGATCAGCTCTGGTACAAGTACATCCATATGGAGGAGATGCTCGGCAATGTTGCAG GGGCACGCCAAATTTTTGAGAGGTGGATGAATTGGGAACCTGATCACCACGGTTGGTCTGCATACATAAAATTTGAACTCAGGTACAATGAAGTGGACAGGGCCAGGGCCATCTTTGAGAAATATGTTCAGTGTCACCCCACAGTGAAGGCTTGGATTCGCTATGCCAAGTTTGAGATGAAGAATGGGGAGATTCCCAAGGCTCGGCGATGTTATGAGAGGGCAGTTGATCAACTTGGGGAGGATGGGCAGACAGAGGAGCTCTTTGTGGCATTCGCAGAATTCGAGGAGCGCTGCAAGGAGTTGGAGCGAGCAAGGTGTATTTATAAATATGCCCTTGACCATATACCTAAGGGACAGGCTGAAGATCTCTATAGGAAATTTGTTATGTTTGAAAAACAGTATggtgatagagagggtattgaaGATGTTATTGTGGGCAAGAGGAGGTTTCAAtatgaggaggaagtcaagaagaGTCCGCTTAATTATGATGCCTGGTTCGATTATGTGCGCCTCGAGGAGAGTGTTGGCAACAAGGAAAGAATAAGGGAGATATATGAGAGGGCAATAGCGAATGTGCCACCTGCAGAGGAGAAACGCTATTGGCAAAGATACATCTACTTATG GATAAATTATGCACTGTATGAAGAGCTTGAAGCTGAAGACATGGAACGCACAAGGGACGTATATAG GGAATGTTTGAAGCTTATTCCACATAAGAAGTTTTCATTTGCAAAAATCTGGTTGTTAGCTGCACAATTTGAGATACGTCAGAAAAATCTGAAGTTTGCTAGACAGATATTGGGCAATGCCATTGGAATGGCACCCAAAGACAAG ATATTCAAAACATACATTGAAATAGAACTACAACTTGGAAATCTTGATAGATGCAGAACGTTGTATGAAAAATACTTAGAGTGGGCACCAGCAAATTGTTATGCTTGGACCAAGTACGCGGAATTGGAAAGGTCTTTAGGTGAGACCGAACGTGGCAGGGCAATATTTGAATTAGCGATAGCTCAACCTGTACTTGATATGCCGGAGCTACTATGGAAG GCATATATAGAGTTTGAAATATCGGAAGGTGAATACGAAAAAACAAGACAACTCTATGAGAGACTGCTAGATCGTACAAAGCACTTGAAAGTGTGGATCAGCTATGCCAAGTTTGAAGCTTCTGTCACTTTGGAGGAAGAATCTAGAGCTAATGAAGAGTGCCGAGAACCGAATCAAAATATAATTGAAGAACAGAATCAGCAGCGTGTCCTTTGCACTCGTG GTGTTTTTGAAAGGGCGTTTGATTATATGAGGACAACTGTCCCAGAGCAGAAAGAAGAGAGATCAATGCTATTGGAGGAATGGCTCAATATGGAGAGTAGCTTTGGCAATATGGGCGATGTGAGTCTGGTTCAGAAAAAACTGCCCAGAAAGGTGAAACGGAAGAGAGCAATCATGGCTGAGGATGAAACACCTACTGG CTATGAGGAGTACTATGACTACATCTTTCCTGATGAGTCAGCCATGGCTCCTAACCTGAAGATATTGGAGGCTGCCTATAAGTGGAAGAAGCAAAAGTCTGTTTCTGATGaagattaa